The following proteins are co-located in the Chitinivorax sp. B genome:
- a CDS encoding sigma-70 family RNA polymerase sigma factor, whose protein sequence is MIDPGMLSSLLLQSARGDQQAFSALYRHTSAKLFAVALRILQRRDWAEEVLQDCYVKIWQHAGEYGADKSQPMTWMTSIVRNRCIDWLRRPREEHLPENEDGEQWIDLEDESDGPLQLLAQNQDTAWLARCMEKLTPRERQSISLAFYHGLSHSELADHLREPLGSVKTWVRRGLERLKGCLAI, encoded by the coding sequence ATGATAGACCCAGGAATGCTGTCGAGCCTGCTGCTGCAATCGGCGCGGGGCGACCAGCAGGCATTTTCGGCATTGTATCGACACACATCGGCGAAACTGTTTGCGGTGGCACTACGTATATTGCAAAGGCGCGACTGGGCGGAAGAAGTGCTGCAGGATTGTTATGTCAAGATCTGGCAACACGCCGGCGAGTATGGCGCGGATAAAAGCCAGCCGATGACCTGGATGACCAGCATCGTGCGTAATCGCTGTATTGATTGGTTGCGGCGGCCACGCGAAGAACATTTGCCGGAAAATGAAGATGGTGAGCAGTGGATCGATCTGGAAGATGAATCCGACGGGCCCTTGCAATTGTTGGCGCAGAACCAGGATACCGCCTGGTTGGCGCGGTGCATGGAGAAGTTGACCCCACGCGAGCGACAGAGCATCTCGTTGGCTTTTTATCATGGCCTGAGTCACAGCGAGCTGGCAGATCACCTTCGGGAGCCGCTGGGCAGTGTCAAAACCTGGGTGCGTCGTGGTTTGGAGCGACTGAAAGGGTGTCTTGCCATATGA
- a CDS encoding anti-sigma factor, translated as MNYRNPELLDKLAGEYVLGTLRGLARKRFERLMEDSALARLQVTEWESRLNSLATITEEVKPPQWVWRVIESRIRSNSSAKARVAQVGRWGTAWWRGLALAMSGVAALLAVYVGMAPPSDTVAVRSYVVVLNNDKMKPVMLAEADPEKGEIRVRVLIGQQLGGRNSLELWGVPKAGQPRSYGLLPASGVVRLKMDKPMDQVLVDIAALAVSLEPPGGSPTGQPTGPVLYSGEVIRPI; from the coding sequence ATGAACTACCGGAATCCCGAACTGTTGGACAAATTGGCTGGTGAGTATGTGCTGGGTACCTTGCGCGGCTTGGCCCGAAAACGCTTTGAACGATTGATGGAGGATAGCGCCTTGGCCCGTTTGCAGGTCACCGAATGGGAATCTCGCTTGAATTCGCTGGCAACCATTACAGAGGAAGTAAAACCGCCGCAGTGGGTATGGCGGGTGATCGAATCACGGATTCGGTCTAACTCGTCGGCCAAGGCGCGTGTTGCCCAGGTGGGGCGCTGGGGGACGGCATGGTGGCGTGGCCTTGCACTGGCGATGTCGGGTGTGGCGGCCTTGCTCGCGGTTTATGTTGGCATGGCCCCGCCATCGGATACGGTCGCCGTTCGCAGTTATGTGGTGGTACTGAACAACGACAAGATGAAGCCAGTCATGTTGGCGGAAGCAGACCCAGAAAAAGGAGAAATCCGTGTGCGGGTGCTGATTGGTCAGCAATTGGGTGGCCGTAACAGTCTGGAACTGTGGGGCGTGCCGAAGGCAGGGCAACCCCGGTCTTATGGGTTGCTGCCGGCCTCAGGCGTGGTGCGTTTGAAAATGGATAAGCCCATGGATCAAGTGCTGGTAGATATTGCCGCCCTGGCCGTGAGCCTGGAGCCGCCAGGTGGATCGCCAACTGGCCAGCCGACCGGGCCAGTGCTCTACAGCGGCGAAGTGATTCGGCCAATATGA
- a CDS encoding neutral zinc metallopeptidase: MQRQRSRRVVMIVVAALTSVLTTANAVPVTSQYIQKSASEISGMLGRYAQPRVYVNQMACGEPQLSAVACGPYTISVGSQFLNSIESRFGNYTAKAVLAHEWGHSIQFSYGIRLNPPYQELQADCVGGSFIRYAETTLRYPSFIAGAANSARAAADYREHGTPSQRDYHTRAGYSRGFNYCFS; encoded by the coding sequence ATGCAACGTCAACGTTCTCGTCGTGTCGTCATGATTGTGGTTGCCGCCTTGACATCCGTATTGACGACCGCCAATGCGGTACCTGTGACCAGCCAGTACATTCAGAAGTCTGCATCCGAAATCAGTGGCATGCTCGGCCGTTATGCACAACCACGTGTGTATGTGAACCAGATGGCGTGCGGTGAACCGCAACTCAGTGCCGTTGCTTGCGGTCCGTACACCATCAGTGTCGGTAGCCAGTTTCTGAATTCCATTGAATCCCGTTTCGGCAACTACACAGCCAAGGCCGTATTGGCACACGAATGGGGGCACAGCATCCAATTCAGCTATGGTATTCGGCTGAATCCGCCCTACCAGGAATTGCAGGCAGATTGTGTTGGTGGTTCATTCATTCGCTATGCAGAAACGACGTTGCGTTACCCATCGTTTATTGCCGGTGCTGCCAATTCAGCCCGTGCTGCTGCCGATTACCGTGAGCACGGTACACCTTCACAGCGCGACTATCACACCAGGGCTGGATACAGCCGTGGTTTCAACTATTGCTTCAGCTAA
- a CDS encoding type VI secretion system tube protein Hcp: MILLKFGTEIKGTSTIDGHTDWITIESMQFGVGRAISAVSGGTDRETSNPSFSELTFTKATDIASPELFMQSICGKSLTKAEIHFLHTGGADKKQQVYLKIELEAPIVSSYSVSSGGDRPSESFSLNFTKISYQYDAFSGDTIKPGTPKKWDLQKNATY, encoded by the coding sequence ATGATCCTCTTGAAATTTGGTACTGAAATCAAAGGTACATCCACTATTGACGGCCACACTGACTGGATCACCATTGAGTCCATGCAGTTTGGTGTCGGTCGTGCCATTTCCGCTGTCAGTGGTGGAACAGATCGAGAAACCAGCAACCCGTCATTTTCCGAACTGACGTTCACCAAGGCGACCGATATTGCTTCGCCTGAGCTGTTCATGCAAAGTATTTGTGGCAAATCGCTAACCAAGGCTGAGATCCACTTCCTGCACACTGGCGGGGCTGACAAGAAGCAACAGGTTTACCTGAAGATCGAATTGGAAGCACCAATCGTCAGCTCCTACTCTGTCAGTAGTGGTGGCGACCGCCCGAGCGAATCGTTCTCGCTGAACTTCACCAAGATCAGCTACCAATATGACGCATTCAGTGGCGACACCATCAAGCCAGGTACACCGAAAAAATGGGACCTGCAAAAGAACGCAACTTATTAA
- a CDS encoding crotonase/enoyl-CoA hydratase family protein, translating to MQLDTIKITLENHVALVELNRPDKANAMDETLWADIRRAFDWIDEEPSARVAVLAGNGKHFCSGIDLMMMMGLKTRIEDTCEARAREKLHRIILDLQDCLTSLERCRKPVLAAIHGACVGGGVDLVCAADMRYTTDDAYFSVKEADMGLVADVGTLQRLPYLIGEGLTRELAFTCRSVSGAEAVQIGLANRSFSDRDTLMKEVMTIATEIAKKSPLVIRGTKQVLNYSRDHSIEDGLKFVAGWNAAMLMSADIQEAIMASMQKRDGQFRD from the coding sequence ATGCAACTCGACACCATCAAGATCACCCTTGAAAACCACGTCGCTCTGGTGGAACTGAACCGCCCGGACAAAGCCAACGCAATGGATGAAACACTCTGGGCCGACATCCGCCGCGCATTTGACTGGATCGACGAAGAACCTTCTGCCCGTGTAGCAGTACTGGCTGGCAACGGCAAGCATTTCTGCTCCGGCATCGACCTGATGATGATGATGGGCTTGAAGACCCGAATCGAAGACACTTGTGAAGCACGGGCACGCGAAAAACTGCATCGCATCATTCTGGACCTGCAGGATTGCCTGACCTCACTGGAACGCTGTCGCAAACCCGTGCTGGCTGCCATCCACGGCGCCTGTGTCGGCGGCGGGGTTGATCTGGTTTGCGCAGCAGACATGCGCTATACCACCGATGATGCCTATTTCAGCGTAAAAGAGGCCGACATGGGATTGGTCGCCGATGTGGGCACACTGCAACGCCTGCCATACCTGATTGGTGAAGGATTGACCCGTGAACTGGCCTTTACCTGTCGCAGTGTCAGTGGGGCCGAAGCTGTCCAGATCGGATTGGCCAATCGTAGTTTTTCGGACCGTGATACGCTGATGAAAGAAGTCATGACCATCGCCACCGAGATTGCCAAGAAATCACCATTGGTCATTCGCGGCACCAAGCAGGTGCTGAATTACTCGCGTGATCATTCTATTGAAGACGGCTTGAAATTTGTGGCTGGCTGGAATGCCGCCATGCTGATGTCTGCAGATATTCAGGAAGCCATCATGGCTTCCATGCAGAAACGAGACGGACAGTTCCGCGACTAG
- a CDS encoding DUF4442 domain-containing protein, with protein MATSNQMTRLVGKLDGLPNGLKQGLQSFLLGNVVPFLGTAKLRFDEVSQERVVVSLRNRRRVQNHIKGVHAAAMALLAETATGFAVGMHLPDDKLPLIKSLKVDYLKRAQGDMKAVAALQPEQIAAIMSQDKGEVSVPVIISDQSGESPIQCEMIWAWIPKKRN; from the coding sequence ATGGCAACCAGTAACCAAATGACCCGACTGGTCGGCAAGCTGGATGGCTTACCCAACGGCCTGAAACAAGGCCTGCAAAGTTTTCTGCTCGGTAATGTCGTACCATTTCTGGGTACTGCCAAGCTGCGATTTGACGAAGTATCACAAGAGCGTGTCGTCGTCAGCCTTAGAAATCGGCGACGCGTTCAAAACCACATCAAAGGTGTACATGCCGCAGCCATGGCCCTACTGGCGGAAACAGCCACCGGTTTCGCGGTAGGTATGCATTTGCCAGACGACAAACTGCCACTGATCAAAAGCTTGAAAGTGGATTACCTCAAACGTGCACAAGGTGATATGAAAGCCGTAGCAGCGCTGCAACCTGAACAGATAGCCGCCATCATGTCGCAAGACAAAGGTGAAGTCAGCGTACCGGTGATCATTTCTGACCAGAGCGGTGAATCACCCATACAGTGCGAGATGATCTGGGCCTGGATACCCAAAAAACGTAACTGA